The following nucleotide sequence is from Dyella sp. BiH032.
ACCGGGCACGCTGCGCGTGATCTCCGTACGCATGGATTACGTGCCGCCGGGCACGCGCAACGCCTGGAACGTACTGGAAGATCCGGAGGCCGGCTACGTGGCGCGTTATGCGCTCGGCCGCGACTATCACAAGCTGATGCGCAACCGCCTGCAGAAGCTGGCCGAGCGCATCCATGCCCAGGTGGGCGATTTCGGCTATCGCGCTTACGTCGACTCCGCACCGGTGCTGGAGAAAGCGCTCGGCCGCAATGCTGGGCTCGGCTGGATCGGCAAGCATACGGTGCTGATCAATCGCCGCGCCGGCTCGTACTTTTTCCTCGGCGAGCTGTATACCGACCTGCCGTTGCCGATGGACGAGCCGGCTACCGCGCACTGCGGCACATGCCGCCGCTGCATCGACATCTGTCCTACCCAGGCCATCGTCGCGCCCTACCGGCTGGATGCGCGGCGCTGCATTTCCTATCTGACTATCGAGCTCAAGGGGAGCATCCCCGAGGAACTGCGCGCGCCGATGGGCAACCGCATCTTCGGTTGCGACG
It contains:
- the queG gene encoding tRNA epoxyqueuosine(34) reductase QueG, with the protein product MRASSPIAHDYAALAGDIKRWAWELGFADAGIAGIELGEDEQHLLRWLDNGHHGEMDYMSRHGTKRSRPAELEPGTLRVISVRMDYVPPGTRNAWNVLEDPEAGYVARYALGRDYHKLMRNRLQKLAERIHAQVGDFGYRAYVDSAPVLEKALGRNAGLGWIGKHTVLINRRAGSYFFLGELYTDLPLPMDEPATAHCGTCRRCIDICPTQAIVAPYRLDARRCISYLTIELKGSIPEELRAPMGNRIFGCDDCQLICPWNKFARDASEPDFAPRHSLDGARLVELFAWSEEEFLRRTEGMAIRRTGYEGWLRNVAVALGNAPGTTEVVAALRTRADHPSPVVREHVAWALARHQAA